TCAAGGAAGAACACCCCTGGGTACTCTACTTCGGGGGGGATAGTGCAGAGAGTTGGTGGAAGATCCGTTACTATATCGAGAAGGCCTGCAAGGAATCCGGAGTTGAGCGGTTCACCCCTCACACATTACGGCATACCTTCGCTTCTCATTGTGCTATGGCCGGGGTCGATCTCCGGACCCTGGCGGAACTGTTAGGCCACAAGACCCTTGATATGGTGATGCGATATTCCCACCTTTCCCCGAAACATAAGCAGGCGGCCGTGGCACTCCTGAACAACATCGAGAATCCGGGAAAGAAGGTTTTGGAGTTCCCCGCAAATAAAACAAGTACGGAATAAGTACGGAAGGGGAAAACCGGTTTTTGCAAGAATCCTTTGAGGTGCCCTAAACTATTGATTTTATTGGTGCCGAAGACGAGACTCGAACTCGTACGAGGTTTCCCTCACTGCCCCCTCAAGACAGCGTGTCTACCGGTTCCACCACTTCGGCATCTTCCAAAAATAGCTTCATATTTTAAACATGCCTGTAGTGGTTGTCAAGAAAAAATCCTTTACTTTTCCGTCTTCAACCTCGGGTCAAGGGCATCCCGTAACCCCTCGCCGAGAAGATTGTAGCCAAGCGCCGTAATGAGGATGGCAAGCCCGGGAAAAATGGAAAGCCAGTGAGCGAAGTCGATATACTTATAGCCGGAACTGAGAATATTCCCCCAACTCGGGGTGGGGGGCTGAACACCGAGACCGAAGAAACTCAGTGCCGACTCCGTAAGGATGGCACCGGCAATGCCAAAGGTGGCAGAGACCAGAACGGGGGCCATGGCGTTGGGAAGGAGATGACGGAAGATGATCCGAAAATCGGAGGCGCCGAAGGCCCGGGCCGCCTGGACGAATTCCTGCTCTTTGAGCGCGAGAAATTCCGCCCGGACGAGACGGGCCACACCCATCCAGCCGGTGACACCGATAATGACCATGATATTCATCAGGCTCGGTTCCAGCACGGCAATGACCGCCAGAATCAGGAAGAAGGTGGGAAAGCAGAGCATGATGTCGACAAAGCGCATAATTACGGCATCGACCTTCCCCCCGTAATAGCCGGCAACCGCTCCGAAGAAGATGCCGAGCAGGGTAGCGATCCCTACCGCAACGAACCCGACCAGCATGGAGACCCGGGCCCCATAAATCATCCGGCTCATCACATCCCGGCCCGATTCATCCGTCCCCATCCAGTGGGCGACAGACGGAGGACTCAGGATATTATTCACATCGATCCGGGCGGGATCATAACGAGCCAGCAAAGGAGCAAAGAGAGCAAAAACGAAAAGGATACAGATAATCACCAAACCGGCCACGGCCAGCCGGTTCTTCCGGAATCGGCGCCCGACGATCTGTAGATAAGATGCACTCTCTTTCATTTCGCCTCCTCCACACGTATCCTCGGATCGGCCAGAGCATAGGCGATATCGGCGACCAGATTTCCGAAGAGGGTCAGCAAAGCACCGATCACGAGAATCCCCATGACGACCGGATAGTCCCGGGCCCATGTGGCATCGAGGAAGAGTTTCCCCATTCCGGGAATCGCGAAGATCTGCTCGAAGATGGCACTCCCCCCGATCAGGCCGGGGATGGCCAGCCCGAGGATCGTGATCGTTGACATGAGGGCATTCCGGAAGGCATGCTTGTAAATAACCGACCGCTCGGGCAATCCCTTGGCCCGGGCCGTCCGGATATAATCCTGGCGGACCACCTCAAGCATGCTGGAACGCATGTAGCGAGAATATCCCGCCAGCCCGGCAAAGCTGCTCACGAAGATCGGCAGAACCAGGTGGCGTGCCCGGTCCCAGAAAAGGGGCCAGAAGGTGAGCTGATCGGCGTGCATCGACTGGAGCCCGGAGATGGGGAGCCAGCCGAGAAAGACCCCGAAGAGAATCATCAGCAGCAGAGCCAGCCAGAAGGTCGGCATAGCAAAACCGACAAAGACGAGAACCGTTGTCGCCTTGTCAAAGAAGGAATACTGCTTCACGGCGGAGAGGATCCCGATCGGCACGGCTACCACCAGGATCAGGATCATCGAGCAGACATTGATCAGGATTGTAATGGGAAGGCGTTCCCGAATTTTGACGAGAACCTCTCTTCCGTCGGTAAACGACCGGCCGAGATCCATCACCGAAAGACGCCGGACCCAGTGCAGATACTGGATCGGGAGGGGTTTGTCCAGTCCGTAGATTTTCCTGAGATTTTCCCTGGCCTGAGCCGAGGCCTTCGGGTTCAGTTCGGTCATGGCATCGGTCGGACTCCCCGGCGCCAGGTGAATCACCAGAAAGGTGATTACGGTGATTCCAAAGAGCATCGGCACCAGCAGGAGAATGCGTTTCAGCAGGAATATTGCCATCAGTGTTGTCTCTCCTCTTTTCTTCTGAGAACCGTAACTGCTCAGGTTGCTTCTATTTTCCCGCAGGACAAGGCGTGAGGAGCGCGGACACCTTCGGCGTATTTTTCATACGTTGAGGATTTGAGCACCGCAACACCCCAAGATCCCTTATTCATCAGAGCCGCTGAAAGCGGCAAAGATAAATCTAAGGCGGGGCGGGGCACGCCGAAGGCGTAACCAGTCATGCGGAAAAATAGGGGTGACCTGAGTAGTTACTGAGAACCTTAATGCAAACCCTGCGTCCGGTTCAAGTGAAAAATATGTTTACAGAACTCAAAAGCTGTGATGTAATTTATATGTAACGATCATAATCACAGACAGGCATGGACAGAATGGGATGAGGAGCCGCTCCCCTTAACTCGTGTGAAGGAGGAACCTGCGTGGAGCAATCGGTTTCAAATCATATTTTTGCAAAAGGTCTGAACAGTACGATTTCCCGCCTGCTGCTGAGTGTCGTCGGCATCACTCTCATTGCTGCATCCCTTCCGATTCTCTATTCCATCTCCCGGGCACAGTCGATCCTGATCACCCTGGAAACAGTGAAGCAGGTATTCCTCTGGGGGGGCCTCTCCCTGGCCGTAACCCTGCCCATGGCAAGCTGGAGAATCCGAAAAAAGATTTCCACACCTCTCCAGGACGTGCTGATCGCCGTGCAAAAAATAGAGGCAGGCAACCTGAATACCTGGGAGACTCATACGGAACTGACCGAGATCAAGGAGCTTTCCCGGTCGGTCCAGAACATCTCAACGCACCTTCAGAATGTCCTGAAAAATATCCTTCATACGACTCAGGCCCTTTCCATGATGTCCGAAACCACCTCTTCCAACGCTCGGAAGTTGGGCCGCGGCGCCCGGAAGGAAGCGGAGGCACTCGAATCAGTCTACGGTACGCTGAAGACTATGGCAACCTCCTGCCTGGAAATTTCCCGGATTGTGGAGAGCCTCTCCGATTCAGCGCAGGAGATCTCGTCCGCCACCCTGCAGGTCACCACTTCCACCCACCGGATCCAGGAAAGCACGTTGCAGCTTTCCGAATCGGTGGAAGAGAACGCAGCATCGATCGGAGAAATGACCGCTTCTCTCAAG
This sequence is a window from Deltaproteobacteria bacterium. Protein-coding genes within it:
- a CDS encoding ABC transporter permease; this translates as MAIFLLKRILLLVPMLFGITVITFLVIHLAPGSPTDAMTELNPKASAQARENLRKIYGLDKPLPIQYLHWVRRLSVMDLGRSFTDGREVLVKIRERLPITILINVCSMILILVVAVPIGILSAVKQYSFFDKATTVLVFVGFAMPTFWLALLLMILFGVFLGWLPISGLQSMHADQLTFWPLFWDRARHLVLPIFVSSFAGLAGYSRYMRSSMLEVVRQDYIRTARAKGLPERSVIYKHAFRNALMSTITILGLAIPGLIGGSAIFEQIFAIPGMGKLFLDATWARDYPVVMGILVIGALLTLFGNLVADIAYALADPRIRVEEAK
- a CDS encoding tyrosine-type recombinase/integrase — translated: KEEHPWVLYFGGDSAESWWKIRYYIEKACKESGVERFTPHTLRHTFASHCAMAGVDLRTLAELLGHKTLDMVMRYSHLSPKHKQAAVALLNNIENPGKKVLEFPANKTSTE
- a CDS encoding ABC transporter permease; protein product: MKESASYLQIVGRRFRKNRLAVAGLVIICILFVFALFAPLLARYDPARIDVNNILSPPSVAHWMGTDESGRDVMSRMIYGARVSMLVGFVAVGIATLLGIFFGAVAGYYGGKVDAVIMRFVDIMLCFPTFFLILAVIAVLEPSLMNIMVIIGVTGWMGVARLVRAEFLALKEQEFVQAARAFGASDFRIIFRHLLPNAMAPVLVSATFGIAGAILTESALSFFGLGVQPPTPSWGNILSSGYKYIDFAHWLSIFPGLAILITALGYNLLGEGLRDALDPRLKTEK